A window of Rhododendron vialii isolate Sample 1 chromosome 11a, ASM3025357v1 contains these coding sequences:
- the LOC131306476 gene encoding cellulose synthase A catalytic subunit 2 [UDP-forming]-like isoform X5 encodes MEIEGRLIAGSRNRNEFVLINANEIGRVTSVRELSGQICRICGDEIEVNVNGEPFAACNDCAFPVCRTCYEYERREGCQACPQCKTRYKRIKGSPQVDGDEEEEEFDDLDNEFEHGSNGPQHVSEAALFSHRSTGRGHAPFVEMESSAQNPGIPFPAYDQEDAVISSHKQPLTIPLSTSHGKQVCPVPPRPMDTKKDLAVYGYGTVAWKDRMEAWKKRQNDKLQILEHEPDSGDDPDFFGLDEGRQALSRKLPISSSRINPYRIIILHRFVILGLFFNYRVRHPVHDAYGLWLTSVICEIWFALSWVLDQLPKCFPIERETYLDRLSLRYEKGGKPSELAPIDVLVTTVDPTKEPPLTTANTVLSILAVDYPVDKIACYVSDDGAAMLTFEALAETSEFARKWVPFCKKFNIEPRAPEWYFARKVDYLRDKVNPSFARERRAMKINMKGLDGIQGPIYVGTGCVFRRQALYGSDVPAKKKATGKGCNCLPKLCYCCCGYSRNTSKKGQSKENKKIKIKSREALAEIHARECIEESVEGIENEKSYLMPQMNFEKKFGQSPVFVASTLQEEGGVPPRAISASILKEALHVISCGYEDKTKWGKEVGWIYGSVILTGFKMHCHGWRSVYCNPRRPGFKGSVHINLSNRLHQILQQASGSIEIFLSSHCPLWYGYGCGLKPLERFAYINSVVYPFTSIPLITYCTLPAVCLFTGKFIVPEISNYASIVFMALFISIAATSILEMQWGRVTLDDWWRNEQFWLISGVSSHFFALFQGLLKALTGVNANITVASKDGGNEESLELHLFKWTSLLIPPTTLLIINVIGVIVGVADAVNNGYDMWGLLFAKFFFALWVILHLYPFLKGLMGKQAGVPTIIMVWTILLASILSLLWVRIDPFLPKGDIVLEVCGLDCN; translated from the exons ATGGAAATTGAAGGACGACTGATTGCGGGTTCACGCAATAGGAATGAGTTTGTTCTGATTAATGCTAATGAGATTGGACGC GTTACATCTGTGAGGGAACTAAGCGGGCAGATTTGCCGGATTTGTGGAGATGAGATTGAAGTTAACGTCAATGGGGAGCCGTTTGCTGCCTGCAACGATTGTGCATTCCCAGTTTGCAGAACTTGTTACGAGTACGAAAGAAGAGAGGGATGTCAAGCATGCCCTCAGTGCAAAACCCGCTACAAGCGCATCAAAG GGAGTCCCCAAGTCGATGGcgatgaagaggaagaagaattcGATGATTTGGATAACGAGTTCGAACACGGGAGCAACGGTCCTCAACACGTTTCAGAGGCAGCACTCTTTTCTCACCGCAGCACTGGCCGCGGTCATGCTCCCTTTGTTGAGATGGAGTCCTCTGCCCAAAATCCAGGAATCCCTTTCCCAGCCTATGACCAAGAG GATGCTGTGATCTCGTCCCATAAGCAACCTCTCACAATTCCTCTGTCTACGAGTCACGGGAAGCAAGTCTGCCCGGTGCCACCCCGACCGATGGATACTAAGAAAGACTTGGCCGTATATGGGTATGGTACAGTTGCGTGGAAAGACAGAATGGAGGCGTGGAAGAAAAGGCAGAATGACAAACTTCAAATTCTTGAGCATGAACCAGATAGTGGAGATGATCCTGATTTTTTTGG GTTGGATGAAGGCAGGCAGGCACTTTCGAGGAAACTGCCAATTTCATCAAGCAGGATAAACCCATACCGAATCATCATTTTACACCGATTTGTGATTCTTGGGCTGTTTTTCAACTATAGGGTTCGGCACCCGGTACATGATGCCTATGGCTTGTGGCTGACCTCAGTGATTTGCGAAATATGGTTCGCCCTTTCGTGGGTGCTTGACCAGTTACCAAAATGTTTCCCGATTGAGAGAGAAACGTACCTAGATAGATTATCACTAAG GTACGAGAAAGGGGGGAAGCCTTCTGAGTTAGCTCCTATAGACGTACTTGTTACTACTGTGGATCCGACGAAAGAACCGCCACTTACGACGGCAAACACGGTTCTGTCGATCCTTGCCGTGGATTATCCGGTAGACAAGATTGCTTGCTATGTCTCTGACGACGGCGCGGCCATGCTCACTTTTGAAGCCCTCGCTGAAACGTCCGAGTTTGCGAGGAAGTGGGTCCCGTTTTGCAAGAAGTTCAATATCGAGCCTCGTGCCCCGGAGTGGTATTTCGCTCGGAAGGTCGACTATCTTAGGGACAAAGTTAATCCTTCTTTTGCGAGGGAACGTCGTGCAATGAAG ATAAATATGAAAGGCTTGGACGGGATCCAAGGACCCATTTACGTTGGAACTGGATGTGTGTTTAGGAGACAAGCGCTCTATGGCTCTGATGTTCCAGCCAAGAAGAAAGCCACAGGGAAGGGATGCAATTGTTTGCCTAAATTGTGTTACTGCTGTTGTGGTTATTCCAGAAACACAAGTAAGAAAGGGCAGTCAAAGGAAAACAAGAAGATCAAGATCAAGAGCAGGGAGGCTTTGGCAGAAATACATGCTCGTGAATGTATTGAGGAAAGTGTTGAAG gaatagaaaatgaaaaatcgtACCTCATGCCCCAGATGAATTTTGAGAAAAAGTTTGGACAATCACCGGTTTTTGTTGCCTCAACGCTGCAAGAGGAAGGTGGAGTTCCACCTAGAGCAATTTCTGCGTCGATATTGAAAGAAGCACTTCACGTTATTAGCTGTGGTTACGAGGATAAAACAAAGTGGGGAAAAGAG GTTGGATGGATTTATGGATCGGTTATTTTAACCGGATTCAAGATGCATTGCCACGGCTGGCGGTCCGTGTACTGCAATCCCAGAAGGCCTGGATTTAAGGGATCAGTACACATAAATCTTTCAAATCGCTTGCACCAGATTCTTCAACAGGCCTCGGGATCCATTGAGATTTTCTTGAGTAGCCACTGTCCACTTTGGTATGGTTACGGGTGTGGTTTAAAACCACTAGAGCGATTCGCGTATATCAACTCAGTTGTGTATCCATTTACATCCATTCCGTTGATCACTTATTGTACCTTACCGGCTGTCTGTCTCTTCACTGGGAAGTTCATCGTCCCTGAG ATCAGCAACTATGCAAGCATTGTGTTCATGGCCCTCTTCATATCAATCGCTGCAACAAGTATCCTAGAGATGCAATGGGGACGGGTGACCTTAGACGATTGGTGGAGGAACGAGCAGTTTTGGTTGATCAGCGGCGTCTCCTCCCATTTCTTTGCCCTCTTCCAAGGCCTTCTTAAGGCCTTGACAGGTGTCAATGCAAACATCACTGTCGCCTCCAAAGACGGAGGCAACGAGGAGTCTTTGGAGCTCCACCTCTTCAAGTGGACGTCCTTGTTGATTCCTCCGACGACTCTTTTGATCATCAACGTTATCGGGGTTATAGTCGGGGTTGCTGACGCCGTCAACAATGGTTACGATATGTGGGGATTGCTGTTTGCAAAGTTCTTCTTTGCTCTATGGGTGATTTTACATCTCTACCCTTTCCTCAAAGGTCTGATGGGGAAACAGGCCGGAGTTCCTACGATCATCATGGTATGGACGATTCTCTTGGCTTCGATTTTATCCCTTTTGTGGGTCCGGATCGACCCGTTTTTACCCAAAGGTGACATTGTGTTGGAAGTTTGTGGGTTGGATTGCAACTAA
- the LOC131306476 gene encoding probable cellulose synthase A catalytic subunit 9 [UDP-forming] isoform X3 codes for MEIEGRLIAGSRNRNEFVLINANEIGRVTSVRELSGQICRICGDEIEVNVNGEPFAACNDCAFPVCRTCYEYERREGCQACPQCKTRYKRIKGSPQVDGDEEEEEFDDLDNEFEHGSNGPQHVSEAALFSHRSTGRGHAPFVEMESSAQNPGIPFPAYDQEDAVISSHKQPLTIPLSTSHGKQVCPVPPRPMDTKKDLAVYGYGTVAWKDRMEAWKKRQNDKLQILEHEPDSGDDPDFFGLDEGRQALSRKLPISSSRINPYRIIILHRFVILGLFFNYRVRHPVHDAYGLWLTSVICEIWFALSWVLDQLPKCFPIERETYLDRLSLRYEKGGKPSELAPIDVLVTTVDPTKEPPLTTANTVLSILAVDYPVDKIACYVSDDGAAMLTFEALAETSEFARKWVPFCKKFNIEPRAPEWYFARKVDYLRDKVNPSFARERRAMKREYEEFKIRINGLVAMAHKVPVEGWTMQDGTPWPGNNLRDHPGIIQVFHDGVYDVEGNQLPHLIYVSREKRPGFDHHKKAGAMNALINMKGLDGIQGPIYVGTGCVFRRQALYGSDVPAKKKATGKGCNCLPKLCYCCCGYSRNTSKKGQSKENKKIKIKSREALAEIHARECIEESVEGIENEKSYLMPQMNFEKKFGQSPVFVASTLQEEGGVPPRAISASILKEALHVISCGYEDKTKWGKEVGWIYGSVILTGFKMHCHGWRSVYCNPRRPGFKGSVHINLSNRLHQILQQASGSIEIFLSSHCPLWYGYGCGLKPLERFAYINSVVYPFTSIPLITYCTLPAVCLFTGKFIVPEISNYASIVFMALFISIAATSILEMQWGRVTLDDWWRNEQFWLISGVSSHFFALFQGLLKALTGVNANITVASKDGGNEESLELHLFKWTSLLIPPTTLLIINVIGVIVGVADAVNNGYDMWGLLFAKFFFALWVILHLYPFLKGLMGKQAGVPTIIMVWTILLASILSLLWVRIDPFLPKGDIVLEVCGLDCN; via the exons ATGGAAATTGAAGGACGACTGATTGCGGGTTCACGCAATAGGAATGAGTTTGTTCTGATTAATGCTAATGAGATTGGACGC GTTACATCTGTGAGGGAACTAAGCGGGCAGATTTGCCGGATTTGTGGAGATGAGATTGAAGTTAACGTCAATGGGGAGCCGTTTGCTGCCTGCAACGATTGTGCATTCCCAGTTTGCAGAACTTGTTACGAGTACGAAAGAAGAGAGGGATGTCAAGCATGCCCTCAGTGCAAAACCCGCTACAAGCGCATCAAAG GGAGTCCCCAAGTCGATGGcgatgaagaggaagaagaattcGATGATTTGGATAACGAGTTCGAACACGGGAGCAACGGTCCTCAACACGTTTCAGAGGCAGCACTCTTTTCTCACCGCAGCACTGGCCGCGGTCATGCTCCCTTTGTTGAGATGGAGTCCTCTGCCCAAAATCCAGGAATCCCTTTCCCAGCCTATGACCAAGAG GATGCTGTGATCTCGTCCCATAAGCAACCTCTCACAATTCCTCTGTCTACGAGTCACGGGAAGCAAGTCTGCCCGGTGCCACCCCGACCGATGGATACTAAGAAAGACTTGGCCGTATATGGGTATGGTACAGTTGCGTGGAAAGACAGAATGGAGGCGTGGAAGAAAAGGCAGAATGACAAACTTCAAATTCTTGAGCATGAACCAGATAGTGGAGATGATCCTGATTTTTTTGG GTTGGATGAAGGCAGGCAGGCACTTTCGAGGAAACTGCCAATTTCATCAAGCAGGATAAACCCATACCGAATCATCATTTTACACCGATTTGTGATTCTTGGGCTGTTTTTCAACTATAGGGTTCGGCACCCGGTACATGATGCCTATGGCTTGTGGCTGACCTCAGTGATTTGCGAAATATGGTTCGCCCTTTCGTGGGTGCTTGACCAGTTACCAAAATGTTTCCCGATTGAGAGAGAAACGTACCTAGATAGATTATCACTAAG GTACGAGAAAGGGGGGAAGCCTTCTGAGTTAGCTCCTATAGACGTACTTGTTACTACTGTGGATCCGACGAAAGAACCGCCACTTACGACGGCAAACACGGTTCTGTCGATCCTTGCCGTGGATTATCCGGTAGACAAGATTGCTTGCTATGTCTCTGACGACGGCGCGGCCATGCTCACTTTTGAAGCCCTCGCTGAAACGTCCGAGTTTGCGAGGAAGTGGGTCCCGTTTTGCAAGAAGTTCAATATCGAGCCTCGTGCCCCGGAGTGGTATTTCGCTCGGAAGGTCGACTATCTTAGGGACAAAGTTAATCCTTCTTTTGCGAGGGAACGTCGTGCAATGAAG AGGGAATACGAAGAGTTCAAAATTCGAATAAACGGGTTGGTGGCCATGGCACATAAGGTTCCTGTGGAGGGTTGGACAATGCAAGATGGGACCCCATGGCCCGGTAACAATCTCAGGGACCATCCTGGAATTATTCAG GTGTTCCACGATGGTGTCTATGATGTTGAAGGAAACCAGTTGCCTCATCTCATTTATGTTTCTCGTGAGAAGAGGCCTGGATTTGATCACCACAAAAAAGCTGGTGCGATGAATGCCCTG ATAAATATGAAAGGCTTGGACGGGATCCAAGGACCCATTTACGTTGGAACTGGATGTGTGTTTAGGAGACAAGCGCTCTATGGCTCTGATGTTCCAGCCAAGAAGAAAGCCACAGGGAAGGGATGCAATTGTTTGCCTAAATTGTGTTACTGCTGTTGTGGTTATTCCAGAAACACAAGTAAGAAAGGGCAGTCAAAGGAAAACAAGAAGATCAAGATCAAGAGCAGGGAGGCTTTGGCAGAAATACATGCTCGTGAATGTATTGAGGAAAGTGTTGAAG gaatagaaaatgaaaaatcgtACCTCATGCCCCAGATGAATTTTGAGAAAAAGTTTGGACAATCACCGGTTTTTGTTGCCTCAACGCTGCAAGAGGAAGGTGGAGTTCCACCTAGAGCAATTTCTGCGTCGATATTGAAAGAAGCACTTCACGTTATTAGCTGTGGTTACGAGGATAAAACAAAGTGGGGAAAAGAG GTTGGATGGATTTATGGATCGGTTATTTTAACCGGATTCAAGATGCATTGCCACGGCTGGCGGTCCGTGTACTGCAATCCCAGAAGGCCTGGATTTAAGGGATCAGTACACATAAATCTTTCAAATCGCTTGCACCAGATTCTTCAACAGGCCTCGGGATCCATTGAGATTTTCTTGAGTAGCCACTGTCCACTTTGGTATGGTTACGGGTGTGGTTTAAAACCACTAGAGCGATTCGCGTATATCAACTCAGTTGTGTATCCATTTACATCCATTCCGTTGATCACTTATTGTACCTTACCGGCTGTCTGTCTCTTCACTGGGAAGTTCATCGTCCCTGAG ATCAGCAACTATGCAAGCATTGTGTTCATGGCCCTCTTCATATCAATCGCTGCAACAAGTATCCTAGAGATGCAATGGGGACGGGTGACCTTAGACGATTGGTGGAGGAACGAGCAGTTTTGGTTGATCAGCGGCGTCTCCTCCCATTTCTTTGCCCTCTTCCAAGGCCTTCTTAAGGCCTTGACAGGTGTCAATGCAAACATCACTGTCGCCTCCAAAGACGGAGGCAACGAGGAGTCTTTGGAGCTCCACCTCTTCAAGTGGACGTCCTTGTTGATTCCTCCGACGACTCTTTTGATCATCAACGTTATCGGGGTTATAGTCGGGGTTGCTGACGCCGTCAACAATGGTTACGATATGTGGGGATTGCTGTTTGCAAAGTTCTTCTTTGCTCTATGGGTGATTTTACATCTCTACCCTTTCCTCAAAGGTCTGATGGGGAAACAGGCCGGAGTTCCTACGATCATCATGGTATGGACGATTCTCTTGGCTTCGATTTTATCCCTTTTGTGGGTCCGGATCGACCCGTTTTTACCCAAAGGTGACATTGTGTTGGAAGTTTGTGGGTTGGATTGCAACTAA
- the LOC131306476 gene encoding cellulose synthase A catalytic subunit 2 [UDP-forming]-like isoform X2: MEIEGRLIAGSRNRNEFVLINANEIGRVTSVRELSGQICRICGDEIEVNVNGEPFAACNDCAFPVCRTCYEYERREGCQACPQCKTRYKRIKGSPQVDGDEEEEEFDDLDNEFEHGSNGPQHVSEAALFSHRSTGRGHAPFVEMESSAQNPGIPFPAYDQEDAVISSHKQPLTIPLSTSHGKQVCPVPPRPMDTKKDLAVYGYGTVAWKDRMEAWKKRQNDKLQILEHEPDSGDDPDFFGLDEGRQALSRKLPISSSRINPYRIIILHRFVILGLFFNYRVRHPVHDAYGLWLTSVICEIWFALSWVLDQLPKCFPIERETYLDRLSLRYEKGGKPSELAPIDVLVTTVDPTKEPPLTTANTVLSILAVDYPVDKIACYVSDDGAAMLTFEALAETSEFARKWVPFCKKFNIEPRAPEWYFARKVDYLRDKVNPSFARERRAMKREYEEFKIRINGLVAMAHKVPVEGWTMQDGTPWPGNNLRDHPGIIQVRASAVISNAAYLLNLDCDNYINNSKVLREAMCFMMDPASGKKICYVQFPHRFDGIDRHDRYANRNTVFFDINMKGLDGIQGPIYVGTGCVFRRQALYGSDVPAKKKATGKGCNCLPKLCYCCCGYSRNTSKKGQSKENKKIKIKSREALAEIHARECIEESVEGIENEKSYLMPQMNFEKKFGQSPVFVASTLQEEGGVPPRAISASILKEALHVISCGYEDKTKWGKEVGWIYGSVILTGFKMHCHGWRSVYCNPRRPGFKGSVHINLSNRLHQILQQASGSIEIFLSSHCPLWYGYGCGLKPLERFAYINSVVYPFTSIPLITYCTLPAVCLFTGKFIVPEISNYASIVFMALFISIAATSILEMQWGRVTLDDWWRNEQFWLISGVSSHFFALFQGLLKALTGVNANITVASKDGGNEESLELHLFKWTSLLIPPTTLLIINVIGVIVGVADAVNNGYDMWGLLFAKFFFALWVILHLYPFLKGLMGKQAGVPTIIMVWTILLASILSLLWVRIDPFLPKGDIVLEVCGLDCN, encoded by the exons ATGGAAATTGAAGGACGACTGATTGCGGGTTCACGCAATAGGAATGAGTTTGTTCTGATTAATGCTAATGAGATTGGACGC GTTACATCTGTGAGGGAACTAAGCGGGCAGATTTGCCGGATTTGTGGAGATGAGATTGAAGTTAACGTCAATGGGGAGCCGTTTGCTGCCTGCAACGATTGTGCATTCCCAGTTTGCAGAACTTGTTACGAGTACGAAAGAAGAGAGGGATGTCAAGCATGCCCTCAGTGCAAAACCCGCTACAAGCGCATCAAAG GGAGTCCCCAAGTCGATGGcgatgaagaggaagaagaattcGATGATTTGGATAACGAGTTCGAACACGGGAGCAACGGTCCTCAACACGTTTCAGAGGCAGCACTCTTTTCTCACCGCAGCACTGGCCGCGGTCATGCTCCCTTTGTTGAGATGGAGTCCTCTGCCCAAAATCCAGGAATCCCTTTCCCAGCCTATGACCAAGAG GATGCTGTGATCTCGTCCCATAAGCAACCTCTCACAATTCCTCTGTCTACGAGTCACGGGAAGCAAGTCTGCCCGGTGCCACCCCGACCGATGGATACTAAGAAAGACTTGGCCGTATATGGGTATGGTACAGTTGCGTGGAAAGACAGAATGGAGGCGTGGAAGAAAAGGCAGAATGACAAACTTCAAATTCTTGAGCATGAACCAGATAGTGGAGATGATCCTGATTTTTTTGG GTTGGATGAAGGCAGGCAGGCACTTTCGAGGAAACTGCCAATTTCATCAAGCAGGATAAACCCATACCGAATCATCATTTTACACCGATTTGTGATTCTTGGGCTGTTTTTCAACTATAGGGTTCGGCACCCGGTACATGATGCCTATGGCTTGTGGCTGACCTCAGTGATTTGCGAAATATGGTTCGCCCTTTCGTGGGTGCTTGACCAGTTACCAAAATGTTTCCCGATTGAGAGAGAAACGTACCTAGATAGATTATCACTAAG GTACGAGAAAGGGGGGAAGCCTTCTGAGTTAGCTCCTATAGACGTACTTGTTACTACTGTGGATCCGACGAAAGAACCGCCACTTACGACGGCAAACACGGTTCTGTCGATCCTTGCCGTGGATTATCCGGTAGACAAGATTGCTTGCTATGTCTCTGACGACGGCGCGGCCATGCTCACTTTTGAAGCCCTCGCTGAAACGTCCGAGTTTGCGAGGAAGTGGGTCCCGTTTTGCAAGAAGTTCAATATCGAGCCTCGTGCCCCGGAGTGGTATTTCGCTCGGAAGGTCGACTATCTTAGGGACAAAGTTAATCCTTCTTTTGCGAGGGAACGTCGTGCAATGAAG AGGGAATACGAAGAGTTCAAAATTCGAATAAACGGGTTGGTGGCCATGGCACATAAGGTTCCTGTGGAGGGTTGGACAATGCAAGATGGGACCCCATGGCCCGGTAACAATCTCAGGGACCATCCTGGAATTATTCAG GTGCGAGCCTCTGCAGTCATATCTAATGCTGCTTACCTACTCAATCTCGACTGTGATAACTATATAAACAACAGCAAGGTGCTCCGCGAAGCTATGTGCTTCATGATGGACCCTGCCTCTGGGAAGAAAATATGCTATGTTCAGTTTCCTCATAGGTTTGATGGGATTGATCGTCATGACCGATATGCAAATCGCAACACTGTATTCTTTGAT ATAAATATGAAAGGCTTGGACGGGATCCAAGGACCCATTTACGTTGGAACTGGATGTGTGTTTAGGAGACAAGCGCTCTATGGCTCTGATGTTCCAGCCAAGAAGAAAGCCACAGGGAAGGGATGCAATTGTTTGCCTAAATTGTGTTACTGCTGTTGTGGTTATTCCAGAAACACAAGTAAGAAAGGGCAGTCAAAGGAAAACAAGAAGATCAAGATCAAGAGCAGGGAGGCTTTGGCAGAAATACATGCTCGTGAATGTATTGAGGAAAGTGTTGAAG gaatagaaaatgaaaaatcgtACCTCATGCCCCAGATGAATTTTGAGAAAAAGTTTGGACAATCACCGGTTTTTGTTGCCTCAACGCTGCAAGAGGAAGGTGGAGTTCCACCTAGAGCAATTTCTGCGTCGATATTGAAAGAAGCACTTCACGTTATTAGCTGTGGTTACGAGGATAAAACAAAGTGGGGAAAAGAG GTTGGATGGATTTATGGATCGGTTATTTTAACCGGATTCAAGATGCATTGCCACGGCTGGCGGTCCGTGTACTGCAATCCCAGAAGGCCTGGATTTAAGGGATCAGTACACATAAATCTTTCAAATCGCTTGCACCAGATTCTTCAACAGGCCTCGGGATCCATTGAGATTTTCTTGAGTAGCCACTGTCCACTTTGGTATGGTTACGGGTGTGGTTTAAAACCACTAGAGCGATTCGCGTATATCAACTCAGTTGTGTATCCATTTACATCCATTCCGTTGATCACTTATTGTACCTTACCGGCTGTCTGTCTCTTCACTGGGAAGTTCATCGTCCCTGAG ATCAGCAACTATGCAAGCATTGTGTTCATGGCCCTCTTCATATCAATCGCTGCAACAAGTATCCTAGAGATGCAATGGGGACGGGTGACCTTAGACGATTGGTGGAGGAACGAGCAGTTTTGGTTGATCAGCGGCGTCTCCTCCCATTTCTTTGCCCTCTTCCAAGGCCTTCTTAAGGCCTTGACAGGTGTCAATGCAAACATCACTGTCGCCTCCAAAGACGGAGGCAACGAGGAGTCTTTGGAGCTCCACCTCTTCAAGTGGACGTCCTTGTTGATTCCTCCGACGACTCTTTTGATCATCAACGTTATCGGGGTTATAGTCGGGGTTGCTGACGCCGTCAACAATGGTTACGATATGTGGGGATTGCTGTTTGCAAAGTTCTTCTTTGCTCTATGGGTGATTTTACATCTCTACCCTTTCCTCAAAGGTCTGATGGGGAAACAGGCCGGAGTTCCTACGATCATCATGGTATGGACGATTCTCTTGGCTTCGATTTTATCCCTTTTGTGGGTCCGGATCGACCCGTTTTTACCCAAAGGTGACATTGTGTTGGAAGTTTGTGGGTTGGATTGCAACTAA